One window from the genome of Yarrowia lipolytica chromosome 1B, complete sequence encodes:
- a CDS encoding uncharacterized protein (Compare to YALI0B20790g, no similarity) — protein MSLLQSIQQSYHAIGVPFSQALSRFEPQYVSEANFAIDANCQTACNFVTADNSTFESVITDYRQSNTTIEELLQESSTSNEDFAKLTTAGFAKFLQSGQLRHSHAMTQIVSKDARNATVNDGGDMGGGAGIDDQDGDSSSSAAGTPTTLAVATPTSSSEVLVQKLKEELRQALSDLFEPYDYSQLGLSMTNGDTQATGGPLSVGYHKRSDTFRLHFATRDVKGYQNGVKMVISPIRDDQSAYDKLKNWEEGMIKGIQQALDLYASKGDVIVGAFTDDNKTPWGAYSIRGDSGDFTDAWEQPSFCGALSVTFCQCGGNCSL, from the coding sequence AATCTATCCAGCAAAGCTACCATGCTATCGGAGTGCCCTTCTCTCAGGCCCTGTCCCGTTTTGAGCCTCAGTATGTGTCCGAGGCCAACTTCGCCATTGACGCCAACTGCCAGACGGCCTGCAACTTCGTTACTGCTGATAACTCCACTTTCGAGTCTGTGATTACTGACTACCGACAGAGCAACACCACCATCGAAGAGCTTCTCCAGGAGTCTTCTACTTCTAATGAAGACTTTGCGAAGCTCACTACTGCCGGGTTCGCTAAGTTCCTCCAGTCTGGGCAGCTGCGTCACTCTCATGCCATGACGCAGATTGTCTCCAAGGACGCAAGAAACGCCACTGTTAACGACGGAGGTGACATGGGCGGCGGAGCTGGAATTGACGATCAGGATGGAGACTCTTCCTCCAGCGCAGCTGGCACTCCTACCACCCTGGCTGTGGCCACTCCTACCTCATCTTCCGAAGTTTTGGTTCAGAaactcaaggaggagctgagaCAAGCGCTGAGTGACCTTTTTGAGCCTTACGATTATTCACAGCTGGGTCTGTCTATGACAAACGGAGACACCCAGGCTACCGGTGGTCCTCTTTCTGTCGGCTATCACAAGCGATCAGACACCTTCCGACTCCACTTTGCTACCCGAGACGTGAAGGGCTACCAGAACGGAGTTAAGATGGTCATTTCTCCGATTCGAGACGACCAGAGCGCCTatgacaagctcaagaactGGGAGGAAGGCATGATCAAAGGCATCCAGCAGGCATTGGACCTCTATGCTTCCAAGGGAGATGTCATTGTGGGTGCTTTCACGGACGACAACAAAACCCCGTGGGGCGCCTACTCTATTCgaggagattctggagattTTACCGATGCGTGGGAGCAGCCTAGCTTCTGCGGGGCTCTCTCTGTTACCTTCTGCCAGTGCGGAGG